Proteins encoded in a region of the Sphingomonas sp. HMP9 genome:
- a CDS encoding AI-2E family transporter, with product MNRLAPDADDSRFIRRVLLIIVIVAVTAALYKAGNLLILAFGSMLGAIVIHAIADLYHDHLRVPRKPALGLGIATVLGVIAFLVWLFGVQFRSQVNVLIAQTPALLDQLAAYLSQSAVGAKLVDAVQQAYAGSKVAQDVGGLVTGAGELVLNCLLLLVGALFFAANPKVYERGFLLLVPRSKRAAVEDALFDVGSTLRLWLGSSLILMTTMGILVGVGLWLSNVPSAAALGLLAGLSEFIPYIGPTAAMIPALGLAATQGTSSIVGTLVTYAVVRLVQTNFITPYVQNRVISIPPAITVFAIIGIGTIFGLFGLFFSAALLVVIFTLVRSLYLREVLGEDIPKTVHRTLLGPDLKPRPPAEDL from the coding sequence ATGAACCGGCTGGCCCCCGACGCGGACGATTCGCGCTTTATTCGCCGCGTACTCCTGATCATCGTGATCGTCGCGGTCACCGCCGCACTCTACAAGGCGGGCAATCTCCTGATCCTCGCCTTCGGCTCGATGCTCGGGGCCATCGTCATCCACGCGATCGCCGATCTCTACCACGACCATCTCCGCGTACCGCGCAAGCCGGCGCTCGGTCTTGGCATCGCGACCGTGCTGGGCGTCATCGCCTTCCTCGTATGGTTGTTCGGCGTGCAGTTCCGCAGCCAGGTCAATGTGCTGATCGCCCAGACGCCGGCGTTGCTCGACCAACTTGCCGCGTATCTCTCGCAAAGCGCGGTCGGCGCAAAGCTCGTCGACGCGGTGCAACAGGCCTATGCCGGGTCGAAGGTCGCGCAGGACGTCGGCGGCCTGGTGACCGGCGCCGGCGAACTCGTGCTCAACTGCCTGTTGCTGCTGGTCGGCGCGCTGTTCTTCGCGGCCAACCCCAAGGTGTACGAGCGCGGCTTCCTGTTGCTCGTCCCGCGTTCGAAGCGGGCCGCGGTGGAGGATGCGCTGTTCGACGTCGGCTCGACGCTCCGGCTGTGGCTGGGCTCGTCGCTGATCCTCATGACGACGATGGGCATTCTCGTCGGCGTCGGGCTCTGGCTGTCGAACGTGCCCAGCGCCGCCGCGCTCGGGCTGCTCGCCGGACTATCCGAGTTCATTCCGTATATCGGCCCGACCGCGGCGATGATCCCCGCACTCGGCCTTGCCGCGACGCAGGGGACGTCGTCGATCGTCGGCACGCTCGTCACCTATGCTGTCGTGCGGCTGGTGCAGACCAATTTCATCACGCCGTACGTGCAGAACCGCGTGATCTCGATCCCGCCGGCGATCACGGTCTTCGCGATCATCGGTATCGGCACGATCTTCGGCCTGTTCGGACTGTTCTTCTCCGCCGCGCTGCTGGTCGTGATCTTCACGCTCGTCCGCAGCCTGTATCTGCGCGAAGTTCTCGGCGAGGATATCCCCAAGACCGTCCACCGGACGTTGCTCGGGCCAGACCTGAAACCGCGCCCTCCGGCCGAAGATTTGTAA